Proteins encoded by one window of Cuniculiplasma divulgatum:
- a CDS encoding sugar ABC transporter permease has product MENKFSNKNKTMTENSLENVYRMNNYYRRMKIVKRIISHIVLIIFAIFAVFPIYYVFITSLNSIGSLAEASLSDLLPTAHSSLANYINILYHHPFFLWLKNTLILTGVSTIIGVMLSITSGLALSRFNIPLKHAFLYMLLILTLFPFTMMVIPYYFMFAQLHLLDSYIGLIIPYSAGALIYSSYLIKNYVDNLPKDYEEAAQIDGLSRRSALFRILVPMSKPVIIFAMLIAFMGPYTDYALAGQFITSKSLYTMAIGLYYVSQGDIVINYGTYSAFAVLMGIPIFILFFVFQRYLVSGFSLSTYK; this is encoded by the coding sequence ATGGAAAATAAATTTTCAAATAAAAATAAGACAATGACTGAAAATAGCTTGGAAAATGTTTACAGGATGAACAATTACTACAGAAGAATGAAGATTGTAAAAAGGATAATTTCTCACATAGTGCTGATCATATTCGCAATATTTGCAGTCTTTCCAATATACTATGTATTTATTACATCTCTTAACAGTATAGGATCACTAGCCGAGGCAAGTCTGAGTGATCTGCTACCAACTGCCCATTCCAGTCTTGCCAATTATATCAACATACTGTATCATCATCCGTTCTTCCTGTGGCTAAAAAACACGCTGATATTAACTGGTGTTTCAACAATTATCGGAGTTATGCTTTCAATAACCTCCGGACTGGCACTTTCAAGGTTCAATATACCCTTAAAACATGCTTTCCTGTACATGCTTCTCATACTCACACTGTTTCCATTCACAATGATGGTAATACCATATTACTTCATGTTTGCACAGCTCCATCTTCTTGACTCATATATCGGTCTGATAATACCATATTCCGCAGGGGCACTGATCTATTCATCCTATCTCATAAAGAATTACGTGGACAATCTGCCTAAGGATTATGAGGAAGCAGCCCAAATAGACGGATTAAGTAGAAGATCTGCCCTGTTCAGGATACTTGTACCCATGTCAAAGCCTGTAATCATATTTGCAATGCTAATAGCATTCATGGGTCCATACACCGATTATGCACTGGCCGGGCAGTTTATCACATCAAAGAGCCTCTACACTATGGCAATCGGGCTTTATTACGTTTCCCAGGGAGATATAGTGATAAATTACGGTACTTATTCAGCATTTGCGGTTCTAATGGGAATACCAATATTCATACTATTCTTTGTGTTCCAGAGATATCTTGTATCGGGATTCAGCCTGTCCACATACAAGTAA
- the malA gene encoding alpha-glucosidase MalA, with protein MDIKSWSNSAYFRYNINNNEPLVSFNDDSEKPVEQNLKDFGIEIRENPDELLLLIPLPLNAHILGLGERAIGMDRKRKKLISKNRDPGGYGRNNDPLYISIPFYFQVVDGKPMGVFVNYPGEIIFDFGVEVYNKTKITVKSNSVEFFIFTGGTPEEILKSYSSLTGKTFLPPKWSIGHAISRYTYYPSDVAVDVVKRYRDFLPVESIYLDIHYMEDYKLFTWNNERFGDGSDFIKRIHEMGVKVIPIVDPSIKAEQNYDIFRRGLGSYVEDSNRDIYTDKMWPGKSVFPDFINRNGQNFWKGEVRSWMKQGVDGIWLDMNEPTILTEDHMFDPESLHRMDDGKMIQHRKVRNAYPYFQSRATYEAMEESGKDPFILSRSGYSGIQKYAAIWTGDNMSTWDDVKLQISIVTNLSISGVAVVGCDLGGFFGSSSPELIAAYYRMALLFPLYRNHKSMDGNDQEVFLLSNRSKTDIETSVHLRYDFLDQIYSVIYLSHKLGTPTVSPVSFQNFRDNESFFIEDEYYLGDNIIYAPQIYENTTERTVYLPEGRWYDFEKEIMLDGSCYFRTENNYPIYVKDNSCFLFRGEAVVIGSGKFTLFFNDRKYEITAESGSVKVSPEGLKAKIIKGRKNTDHE; from the coding sequence ATGGATATAAAAAGCTGGTCAAACAGCGCTTATTTCAGGTATAATATAAATAATAATGAACCACTTGTTTCCTTCAATGATGATTCTGAAAAACCGGTGGAACAGAATCTGAAGGATTTTGGTATCGAGATCAGGGAGAATCCAGATGAACTTCTTCTCCTGATTCCACTTCCGCTCAATGCCCACATACTTGGACTTGGAGAAAGGGCAATTGGCATGGACAGGAAGAGGAAGAAACTCATATCGAAGAACAGGGATCCAGGAGGATACGGCAGAAATAATGATCCATTATACATTTCAATACCATTCTACTTTCAGGTTGTTGATGGAAAGCCCATGGGTGTATTCGTAAACTATCCAGGAGAGATCATATTTGATTTCGGAGTGGAGGTATACAACAAAACAAAGATCACAGTTAAGTCCAATTCTGTTGAATTCTTCATATTTACGGGCGGCACACCGGAAGAAATATTAAAATCCTATTCCAGCCTGACTGGGAAAACATTTCTTCCACCAAAATGGAGCATTGGGCATGCAATCTCCAGATATACCTACTATCCCTCAGATGTTGCAGTTGATGTAGTTAAGAGATACAGAGATTTTCTACCCGTTGAATCCATATATCTGGATATTCACTACATGGAGGACTACAAGCTATTCACATGGAATAATGAACGATTTGGAGATGGTTCAGATTTTATAAAGAGGATTCATGAAATGGGTGTGAAGGTTATTCCCATTGTTGATCCATCAATCAAGGCAGAGCAGAATTATGATATTTTCAGGAGAGGCTTAGGATCATACGTGGAGGATAGCAACAGGGACATATACACAGATAAGATGTGGCCAGGAAAATCTGTATTTCCAGATTTCATAAACAGGAATGGCCAGAATTTCTGGAAGGGTGAAGTCAGATCTTGGATGAAGCAGGGTGTGGATGGCATCTGGCTTGATATGAATGAACCCACAATTCTCACAGAGGATCACATGTTCGATCCGGAATCACTCCACAGGATGGATGATGGGAAAATGATTCAACATAGGAAGGTAAGGAATGCATATCCATATTTTCAATCAAGGGCAACCTACGAGGCAATGGAAGAGTCAGGAAAAGACCCATTCATACTCAGCAGGTCAGGGTACTCCGGCATACAGAAATATGCAGCCATCTGGACAGGAGATAACATGTCCACATGGGATGATGTGAAATTGCAGATTTCCATAGTTACCAATCTCTCAATTTCGGGTGTTGCGGTTGTGGGCTGTGATCTTGGGGGTTTCTTCGGGAGCAGCTCACCAGAACTCATAGCTGCATACTACAGGATGGCCCTTCTCTTCCCACTGTACAGAAACCATAAATCAATGGATGGCAATGATCAGGAGGTGTTTCTTTTGTCAAACAGGTCAAAGACCGACATTGAGACCAGTGTGCATTTAAGATATGACTTTCTTGATCAGATTTACAGTGTAATATATCTGTCACATAAGCTTGGTACTCCAACTGTTTCCCCGGTCTCATTCCAGAACTTCAGGGATAATGAAAGCTTCTTCATTGAGGATGAATACTATCTTGGTGATAACATCATTTATGCACCCCAGATATACGAAAATACCACAGAAAGAACTGTTTATCTGCCAGAAGGAAGATGGTACGACTTCGAGAAGGAGATAATGCTGGACGGCAGCTGTTACTTCAGGACAGAAAATAATTACCCCATATATGTAAAGGATAACTCATGCTTCCTCTTCAGAGGTGAAGCTGTTGTAATTGGATCTGGCAAATTCACCCTGTTCTTCAACGACAGGAAATATGAGATCACAGCTGAATCAGGAAGTGTTAAGGTTTCACCAGAAGGGCTGAAGGCAAAGATTATAAAAGGCAGGAAAAATACAGATCATGAGTGA
- a CDS encoding carbohydrate ABC transporter permease → MVETDDYKVKKKKVEYRSIVYILPAIIVLVFLDFYPIFESVYYSLTDFNSAHFFNFGFVGLANFIYVFTSSDLWTVIGNTLVWSIGSTVVMVPAGFALALIMNQKKMRGKTIYRTMYLFPWAFPAFITILVWSNMLAYTGGVANEVLNVMGFKSLDWLTSPKYAMISLILVNFWLSFPYYTFVYTSAVQSIPQELYEAAEVNGYGSLRTLTSVTLPLLRRQIAFITIFGFIFTWNNFYVPFLLTGGGPGISTEILITYSYLQAFSYSNYALGAAYAVISIVILLVFVVVANHYTKMMTILD, encoded by the coding sequence ATGGTTGAAACAGATGATTATAAGGTGAAAAAAAAGAAGGTAGAGTACAGAAGCATAGTTTATATTTTACCGGCAATAATTGTTCTTGTGTTTCTGGATTTTTATCCAATTTTCGAGAGTGTTTACTACTCTCTTACAGATTTTAATTCTGCACACTTCTTCAATTTCGGGTTTGTAGGTCTTGCTAATTTTATTTATGTGTTCACAAGTTCCGATCTATGGACTGTCATTGGGAATACGCTAGTTTGGAGCATTGGGAGCACAGTGGTAATGGTTCCTGCGGGATTTGCTCTGGCTCTCATTATGAATCAGAAAAAGATGAGAGGAAAGACCATCTACAGAACAATGTATCTTTTTCCATGGGCATTTCCAGCATTCATTACAATACTGGTATGGTCAAATATGCTTGCATATACTGGAGGAGTCGCAAATGAGGTTCTTAACGTAATGGGATTTAAATCTCTAGACTGGCTGACATCCCCAAAATATGCAATGATATCGCTGATCCTTGTTAATTTCTGGCTTTCATTTCCATATTACACATTCGTTTACACTTCTGCTGTTCAGAGCATACCACAGGAATTATATGAGGCTGCAGAGGTTAACGGCTATGGGTCTCTGAGAACACTGACAAGCGTAACTTTACCCTTACTAAGGAGACAGATTGCATTCATAACAATTTTCGGTTTCATATTTACATGGAACAACTTCTACGTACCATTCCTTTTGACTGGTGGAGGTCCTGGCATATCAACGGAGATACTTATCACATACTCATATCTTCAGGCATTTTCCTATTCCAACTACGCACTCGGTGCCGCATACGCTGTAATATCTATAGTCATACTGCTTGTTTTCGTGGTTGTTGCAAATCATTACACGAAGATGATGACCATTCTGGACTGA
- a CDS encoding alpha-amylase family glycosyl hydrolase: protein MSESGIHKQILFSLPFEEGEESCYLKGSFNCNGDGSVELQKTDDGRNWEVTLKLLPGTYNFFYSVNQYNLFNEHRERIKKPVTLHIKQEYFFHDPDSSRFFSRNGGFFVIRCITPPDVLSVKIEQVGSRKKNNDFKFRSSDYNLFEFISRTDGKYIFYDDHGNRYGPFTPPARDEANKSSNIIYQIFPDRFNRKGSPDAEFTKWGEPPERNSFFGGNIEGIIEKIPYLADLGVDHLYLTPFYSSRSNHRYDIDDYFSVDRRFGTLDQLTTLSKKLQEDKISMILDMVFNHTSIYFPQFVRELREKLPHDQSWYKFIKDTDEGMRIRWPVKDGKTDAFYESFFDNGGMPKLNHRNESVKKFMLDVMKFYAERLNISFLRYDVADSINLNSIGEIFMKFKGKFPEIGHIAEVWCVSDIFFRKGLYTSSMNYGLRKLIISLMNKEISPNRMNSELLNMRFILGDDVYGKMMNIIDSHDTPRIRTILGSEKLAMAAYGIIMIMDGMPSIYYGDELSMEGGPDPDCRRTMEWEKVGSEFYLKFRELVKIRKENPAAYNGIIRFSRDKKGLINITKYSIDQKIEMNLNLGDSEIKTEEKKSLNSIDEKSTSISPEAFSIHFY, encoded by the coding sequence ATGAGTGAATCTGGGATTCATAAACAGATCTTATTCTCCTTACCCTTTGAGGAAGGTGAAGAATCATGCTATCTGAAGGGTAGCTTTAACTGCAATGGTGATGGAAGTGTTGAACTCCAGAAAACTGATGATGGCAGGAATTGGGAAGTTACTTTGAAACTCCTGCCTGGAACATATAACTTTTTTTATTCGGTAAATCAGTACAACCTCTTCAACGAACACAGGGAAAGAATAAAAAAACCTGTGACTCTCCATATAAAACAGGAATACTTCTTTCACGATCCAGATTCTTCCCGCTTTTTTTCCAGAAATGGTGGCTTTTTTGTAATAAGATGCATAACACCTCCCGATGTTCTGAGTGTGAAAATTGAACAGGTTGGGAGCAGGAAGAAAAATAATGATTTCAAATTCAGGTCCAGCGATTACAATCTCTTTGAATTTATAAGCAGGACTGATGGAAAGTATATTTTTTATGACGACCATGGAAATAGATACGGACCTTTTACTCCGCCTGCTAGGGATGAGGCAAATAAATCATCGAATATTATATATCAGATATTCCCCGATAGATTCAACAGGAAGGGTTCACCAGATGCCGAATTCACAAAATGGGGTGAACCTCCAGAGAGAAATTCATTCTTTGGAGGTAACATAGAGGGGATTATAGAAAAGATACCATATCTAGCAGATCTCGGTGTGGATCATCTTTACCTCACTCCTTTCTACAGTTCCAGGAGTAATCACCGTTATGATATAGATGATTATTTCTCCGTAGACCGCAGATTTGGAACCCTTGACCAGCTAACCACTTTATCCAAAAAATTACAGGAAGATAAAATTTCAATGATCCTTGATATGGTTTTCAACCACACATCCATATATTTTCCACAGTTTGTAAGAGAACTCAGGGAAAAGTTACCCCACGATCAGAGCTGGTACAAATTCATAAAGGATACAGATGAAGGAATGAGGATAAGATGGCCTGTAAAAGATGGAAAAACAGATGCGTTCTATGAATCTTTCTTTGATAATGGAGGCATGCCCAAGCTGAATCACAGAAACGAATCCGTGAAGAAATTTATGCTTGACGTGATGAAATTTTATGCAGAAAGATTAAATATTTCATTTTTAAGATATGATGTTGCTGATTCGATAAATCTGAATAGCATAGGTGAGATATTCATGAAGTTCAAGGGAAAATTTCCTGAAATAGGCCATATTGCTGAAGTTTGGTGCGTTTCTGATATATTCTTTCGCAAAGGATTATACACATCATCCATGAACTATGGATTGCGAAAACTGATCATTTCCCTTATGAATAAGGAAATTAGTCCTAACAGAATGAACAGCGAACTCCTGAATATGAGATTTATACTTGGGGATGATGTATACGGAAAGATGATGAACATCATTGATTCTCATGATACACCCAGAATAAGGACCATCCTTGGAAGCGAGAAACTTGCCATGGCAGCCTATGGAATAATCATGATAATGGATGGAATGCCAAGCATATATTACGGTGATGAGCTATCAATGGAAGGTGGTCCTGATCCTGACTGCAGGCGTACGATGGAGTGGGAAAAGGTTGGAAGTGAATTCTATCTGAAATTCAGGGAATTGGTAAAAATCAGAAAGGAAAATCCTGCTGCCTACAACGGGATAATAAGATTTAGCAGGGATAAAAAAGGACTGATTAACATAACGAAGTATTCTATAGATCAAAAAATAGAAATGAATCTGAATCTTGGTGACAGTGAGATTAAAACAGAAGAAAAGAAGTCCTTGAATTCAATAGATGAAAAATCAACATCCATTAGCCCAGAAGCATTCTCCATTCATTTTTATTGA
- the cas3g gene encoding type I-G CRISPR-associated helicase/endonuclease Cas3g, translating into MDYNLNEEYESFFQRATGNQPYPYQSNFAKSKNLYQWINVPTGLGKTANIVIGWVWRRFYQEENSRNATPRRLVYALPMRVIVEQTRDSAILWLNNLGLLSGELELDKINHSKIIKYTPDFTKKGKISVVTLMGGEETIPWDIFPESNMIIVGTQDMLLSRALNRGYGISRYRWPIQFGLLNNDTLWVLDEIQLMGSGLTTSIQLDSHRNYFGMIKEAHSIWMSATLNKQWFYTVDFKGNISDEEILTLSKDDKENIKINKIINSTKMVTASKNNALESYELAIEIIENHKTDSRTIVIVNTVERAKTLFQNIQKLLSKRRNTEHIRVPDILLLHSQFRPVDKEKIIQKIVNDIESNDSIIITTQVIEAGVDISCRTLFTEIAPLQSLVQRFGRCNRSGEYDQSDIFWVDPVDKKGRTMSAPYETIEIEKSRKFLKEIDGKQFSLSGINGFDFEIRNDGSLRRKDILELFDTSPDLTDYDIDISRFVRNSDERHVSVFWRDLDRENLKKENLPERDELCPVPLNELNELLKNSKDERLYKWDWINGGWNMLMKGERLYHGQIVMLDSKKGHYSEVMGWSLKDKNEVPIVAKNQSSGNTRETCSFNDDNPSQFPWKSIYEHTEEVVNKCRDIVKVIGIPQNSKKFEDALLKGALWHDVGKAHPAFQSKINKLEGVPKEIEENQIAKAPYDKWINHPEGGRKYFRHELASALIAIQNGVDPIAIFLALSHHGKIRTSIRSMPGEKIPTDEKIRFAKGVWDGDKIKKVNLPNVTINNVILDLDLMELGSESMKKSWVQTVLNMVKDKEIGIFRLAYLESLLRAADQRASGGL; encoded by the coding sequence ATGGATTATAATTTAAACGAAGAGTATGAAAGTTTTTTTCAGAGAGCCACTGGGAATCAACCATATCCATATCAGTCCAATTTTGCTAAAAGTAAAAACTTATATCAGTGGATCAATGTTCCAACAGGTCTTGGAAAGACTGCCAACATAGTAATAGGATGGGTTTGGAGGAGGTTTTATCAGGAAGAGAACTCAAGAAATGCTACTCCGAGGAGGTTAGTTTACGCTCTTCCGATGAGGGTTATAGTAGAGCAAACAAGAGACAGTGCAATATTATGGTTAAATAATTTAGGTCTTCTTTCCGGAGAATTAGAATTGGACAAGATAAATCATTCAAAGATAATTAAATACACCCCGGATTTCACGAAAAAGGGGAAAATTTCCGTAGTTACACTAATGGGAGGAGAAGAGACCATTCCATGGGATATTTTTCCAGAAAGTAATATGATAATAGTAGGAACACAGGATATGCTGCTGTCTAGAGCTCTGAACAGGGGATATGGAATAAGCAGATATAGATGGCCAATCCAGTTTGGATTATTGAATAATGACACTCTGTGGGTGTTAGACGAAATTCAACTAATGGGTTCAGGATTAACTACAAGCATTCAACTAGATTCTCATAGAAATTATTTTGGAATGATCAAGGAAGCCCACTCAATATGGATGAGCGCTACCTTAAACAAGCAGTGGTTTTACACTGTGGACTTTAAAGGGAATATATCAGATGAAGAAATATTAACACTGTCCAAGGATGACAAAGAAAATATAAAAATAAATAAAATAATAAATTCAACTAAAATGGTGACGGCTTCAAAGAATAATGCATTAGAAAGTTATGAACTTGCAATAGAAATAATTGAAAATCACAAGACAGACTCTAGAACCATTGTAATAGTAAATACCGTGGAAAGAGCCAAAACTTTATTCCAAAACATTCAGAAATTATTATCCAAACGAAGAAATACAGAACACATAAGGGTACCTGATATTTTGCTTTTGCACTCACAATTTAGGCCAGTGGATAAAGAAAAAATTATTCAAAAAATAGTAAATGATATCGAAAGCAACGACAGTATAATAATAACAACTCAGGTAATTGAAGCAGGGGTTGATATTTCATGCAGAACTTTGTTCACAGAAATTGCACCCTTGCAATCACTTGTACAGAGATTTGGAAGATGTAACCGATCTGGAGAATATGATCAGTCAGATATTTTCTGGGTTGATCCTGTTGATAAGAAAGGTAGAACTATGTCAGCCCCATATGAAACAATAGAAATTGAGAAGTCCAGAAAATTCCTTAAGGAGATCGATGGAAAACAGTTCTCATTATCAGGTATTAACGGTTTTGACTTTGAAATCAGAAATGATGGATCCCTTAGAAGAAAAGATATTTTAGAACTATTTGACACATCACCCGATCTAACCGATTATGATATAGATATCTCAAGATTTGTAAGAAATTCTGACGAAAGGCATGTTTCAGTTTTCTGGCGTGATTTAGATCGGGAAAATTTAAAAAAGGAGAATTTACCGGAAAGGGATGAACTTTGCCCTGTTCCACTAAACGAGTTAAATGAACTATTGAAAAATTCTAAGGATGAAAGATTGTATAAATGGGACTGGATAAATGGAGGATGGAACATGCTCATGAAGGGAGAAAGGCTATATCATGGCCAGATAGTGATGCTAGACTCAAAAAAGGGGCATTATTCTGAGGTGATGGGCTGGTCTCTAAAAGATAAAAACGAGGTTCCTATTGTTGCAAAAAATCAAAGTTCAGGAAACACAAGAGAAACATGTAGTTTTAATGACGATAATCCGTCACAATTTCCATGGAAGTCAATTTACGAGCATACGGAAGAAGTAGTCAACAAATGTCGTGATATAGTAAAGGTTATAGGTATTCCTCAAAATTCGAAAAAATTTGAGGATGCTCTTCTAAAGGGAGCCCTATGGCATGATGTAGGCAAGGCACATCCAGCATTTCAATCAAAAATTAATAAACTTGAAGGGGTTCCAAAAGAGATCGAAGAAAACCAGATAGCAAAAGCTCCCTATGATAAATGGATAAACCATCCAGAAGGTGGAAGAAAGTACTTCCGTCATGAGCTAGCCTCAGCTCTAATAGCGATTCAAAATGGAGTCGACCCTATTGCAATTTTTCTTGCACTATCTCATCACGGAAAAATTAGGACATCTATCAGGTCTATGCCAGGAGAAAAAATACCTACAGATGAGAAAATAAGATTTGCAAAGGGTGTATGGGATGGAGATAAAATAAAAAAAGTAAATCTCCCTAACGTTACAATTAATAATGTCATTCTAGATCTGGATTTAATGGAACTGGGCTCAGAATCTATGAAAAAAAGCTGGGTACAGACCGTTTTAAATATGGTTAAAGATAAAGAAATAGGCATTTTTAGGTTAGCTTATTTGGAATCTCTATTGAGGGCTGCAGATCAAAGGGCAAGTGGTGGTTTATAA
- a CDS encoding ABC transporter ATP-binding protein — MEKLVLQDVVRIFKKNVGVLGVSLEVKEGEFFVILGPSGCGKTTTLRMIAGLETVDSGHIFLDEREITNFPPKLRNISMVFQNYALYPFMTVKDNILFPLKILKMPKSEMDQKVEEIGMKLGIMELMDRKPGEISGGQKQRVALARSLVREPSLFLMDEPLSNLDAKLRGQMRVELKRLQREFNTTTVYVTHDQVEATTLADRACLMNGGKIVQMGNPNDLYTLPVNTFSATFLGDPAMNMIPGEITVKDGKTYLTVEDFAVEMPDIHTERETPRDVMVGMRPEDVQLGDDGIAVELNLIQNLGKSIYEYFKTQHGDNIVRQDVVSSKLALGDRSMVVIDPKSIYLFETNTGSLIYRYGRKKYQEEDMPKAVN; from the coding sequence ATGGAGAAACTTGTTTTACAGGACGTTGTGAGGATATTCAAGAAGAACGTTGGTGTACTTGGAGTCAGTCTAGAGGTAAAGGAAGGTGAATTCTTTGTAATACTGGGGCCAAGCGGTTGTGGAAAGACAACAACACTGAGAATGATTGCCGGTCTAGAAACAGTGGATAGTGGTCATATATTTCTTGATGAGAGAGAAATCACAAACTTTCCACCAAAGCTAAGAAACATATCCATGGTCTTCCAGAATTATGCACTTTACCCTTTTATGACAGTGAAGGACAATATACTTTTTCCACTGAAAATTCTTAAAATGCCAAAATCTGAAATGGATCAAAAAGTGGAAGAAATTGGAATGAAACTCGGTATCATGGAACTTATGGACAGGAAGCCAGGGGAAATATCTGGTGGACAGAAACAGAGAGTTGCACTTGCAAGATCTCTGGTAAGAGAACCAAGTTTGTTTTTAATGGATGAACCTTTAAGCAATCTGGATGCTAAACTTAGGGGACAGATGAGGGTGGAATTGAAGAGGTTACAGAGGGAATTCAACACAACAACTGTGTATGTAACCCATGATCAGGTGGAGGCAACAACACTTGCTGACAGGGCATGCCTCATGAATGGAGGAAAAATAGTTCAGATGGGAAATCCAAATGATCTGTACACATTGCCGGTGAATACATTTTCAGCAACCTTCCTTGGAGATCCTGCAATGAATATGATTCCGGGGGAGATCACAGTGAAGGATGGAAAAACATACCTGACGGTTGAAGATTTCGCCGTAGAAATGCCAGATATTCATACAGAAAGAGAGACTCCCAGGGACGTCATGGTCGGGATGAGGCCTGAGGATGTACAGCTTGGTGATGATGGTATCGCTGTTGAGTTGAACCTGATTCAGAATCTGGGAAAGAGTATATATGAATATTTCAAAACACAACATGGTGATAACATAGTAAGGCAGGATGTTGTAAGTTCAAAGCTTGCACTGGGTGACAGGTCCATGGTTGTAATTGATCCAAAATCCATATACCTGTTTGAAACAAATACCGGCAGTCTGATATATAGATACGGAAGGAAGAAATATCAGGAAGAAGATATGCCTAAGGCAGTCAACTAA
- a CDS encoding TrmB family transcriptional regulator — MGSELFDILKDFGLTDYESRVMESLLLNDSLTPGEIVSISGIPQPRVYDVLGKLKEKGMVDESPGKKKMYRARDIEASLGMRVKELNTGIGRIKKIVQKTRTVNSSSKPYLWLMETEKVIINEMRKRIDSARDEIIISCSKTRLIRMRENLINAISRGVTVAIVIFPELDKKLLDDFRGAIIKVRNGMTSEVLITDRSMAIISVGKTMEMKDYALLNEEDEIIHITGYFFYHTIWEPSSIYSAPETLSKHTFRTTWLLCDALNMTYRVSDGIRCRLSGWRNGKEITVNGIINRVEIVNGLKHSIYIQTGKKTYSVGGKTAREEDIAMKEIEILS; from the coding sequence ATGGGCTCAGAACTTTTTGACATACTGAAGGATTTTGGTCTTACTGATTACGAGTCAAGGGTGATGGAATCTTTACTTCTCAACGATTCACTCACACCTGGAGAAATAGTCTCCATATCTGGAATACCTCAACCGAGGGTTTACGATGTTCTTGGCAAATTAAAGGAAAAGGGTATGGTTGACGAAAGCCCAGGGAAGAAAAAGATGTACAGGGCAAGGGACATTGAGGCATCTCTGGGCATGAGGGTGAAGGAACTTAACACAGGCATAGGCAGAATAAAGAAAATAGTGCAAAAAACTAGAACAGTGAATTCCAGTTCTAAGCCATACCTGTGGCTCATGGAGACGGAAAAGGTAATCATAAATGAGATGAGAAAGAGAATTGACAGCGCAAGGGATGAGATCATAATATCCTGCAGCAAGACCAGGCTGATCAGAATGAGAGAGAACCTTATAAATGCCATTTCAAGGGGAGTTACCGTTGCAATTGTTATATTTCCAGAACTTGACAAAAAGCTGCTCGATGATTTCAGGGGTGCCATAATCAAGGTAAGAAATGGTATGACTTCAGAGGTGCTCATAACAGACAGGTCAATGGCCATAATCAGCGTCGGCAAGACAATGGAAATGAAGGATTATGCACTGCTGAATGAAGAAGATGAGATAATTCACATAACAGGATACTTCTTTTATCACACAATTTGGGAACCATCAAGTATCTATTCAGCACCTGAGACCCTTTCAAAGCACACTTTCAGAACCACCTGGCTTCTTTGTGATGCACTGAATATGACTTACAGGGTATCAGATGGAATAAGGTGTCGGCTGAGTGGGTGGAGAAATGGAAAGGAGATAACCGTAAATGGCATCATTAACAGAGTAGAGATAGTAAATGGACTTAAACATTCTATTTACATACAAACTGGAAAGAAGACATACTCCGTTGGCGGAAAGACTGCAAGGGAAGAGGACATTGCCATGAAGGAGATAGAGATACTGAGCTGA